From a region of the Ovis aries strain OAR_USU_Benz2616 breed Rambouillet chromosome 2, ARS-UI_Ramb_v3.0, whole genome shotgun sequence genome:
- the WNT4 gene encoding protein Wnt-4 isoform X1 — protein sequence MSPRWCLRSLRLLVFAVFSAAASNWLYLAKLSSVGSISEEETCEKLKGLIQRQVQMCKRNLEVMDSVRRGAQLAIEECQYQFRNRRWNCSTLDSLPVFGKVVTQGTREAAFVYAISSAGVAFAVTRACSSGELEKCGCDRTVHGVSPQGFQWSGCSDNIAYGVAFSQSFVDVRERSKGASSSRALMNLHNNEAGRKAILTHMRVECKCHGVSGSCEVKTCWRAVPPFRQVGHALKEKFDGATEVEPRRVGSSRALVPRNAQFKPHTDEDLVYLEPSPDFCEQDVRSGVLGTRGRTCNKTSKAIDGCELLCCGRGFHTAQVELAERCSCKFHWCCFVKCRQCQRLVELHTCR from the exons ATGAGTCCCCGCTGGTGCCTGCGTTCACTGCGCCTCCTGGTCTTCGCCGTTTTCTCGGCCGCCGCGAGCAACTGGCT GTACCTGGCCAAGCTGTCGTCAGTGGGAAGCATCTCCGAGGAGGAGACCTGTGAGAAGCTCAAGGGCCTGATCCAGAGGCAGGTGCAGATGTGCAAGCGGAACCTGGAGGTGATGGACTCGGTGCGCCGCGGCGCCCAGCTCGCCATTGAGGAGTGCCAGTACCAGTTTCGGAACCGGCGCTGGAACTGCTCCACGCTCGACTCGCTGCCGGTCTTCGGCAAGGTGGTGACGCAAG GGACTCGGGAGGCGGCCTTCGTGTACGCCATCTCTTCGGCAGGTGTGGCTTTTGCGGTGACGCGGGCGTGCAGCAGCGGGGAGCTGGAGAAGTGCGGCTGTGACCGGACTGTGCACGGGGTCAGCCCGCAGG GCTTCCAGTGGTCAGGATGCTCGGATAACATCGCCTATGGGGTGGCCTTCTCCCAGTCATTCGTGGACGTCCGCGAGAGGAGCAAGGGGGCCTCATCCAGCCGGGCCCTCATGAACCTCCACAACAATGAGGCCGGCAGGAAG gCCATCCTGACACATATGCGGGTGGAGTGCAAGTGCCACGGGGTGTCGGGCTCCTGCGAGGTAAAGACGTGCTGGCGAGCCGTGCCGCCCTTCCGCCAGGTGGGCCACGCCCTGAAGGAGAAGTTCGACGGCGCCACGGAGGTGGAGCCCCGCCGCGTGGGCTCCTCCAGGGCCCTGGTGCCGCGCAACGCGCAGTTCAAGCCGCACACGGATGAGGACCTGGTGTACCTGGAGCCCAGCCCGGACTTCTGCGAGCAGGACGTGCGCAGCGGCGTGCTGGGCACGCGGGGCCGCACGTGCAACAAGACGTCCAAGGCCATCGACGGCTGCGAGCTGCTGTGCTGCGGCCGGGGCTTCCACACGGCCCAGGTGGAGCTGGCCGAGCGCTGCAGCTGCAAGTTCCACTGGTGCTGCTTCGTCAAATGCCGGCAGTGCCAGCGGCTGGTGGAGCTGCACACGTGCCGGTGA
- the WNT4 gene encoding protein Wnt-4 isoform X2, whose amino-acid sequence MSPRWCLRSLRLLVFAVFSAAASNWLYLAKLSSVGSISEEETCEKLKGLIQRQVQMCKRNLEVMDSVRRGAQLAIEECQYQFRNRRWNCSTLDSLPVFGKVVTQGTREAAFVYAISSAGVAFAVTRACSSGELEKCGCDRTVHGVSPQGFQWSGCSDNIAYGVAFSQSFVDVRERSKGASSSRALMNLHNNEAGRKVGHALKEKFDGATEVEPRRVGSSRALVPRNAQFKPHTDEDLVYLEPSPDFCEQDVRSGVLGTRGRTCNKTSKAIDGCELLCCGRGFHTAQVELAERCSCKFHWCCFVKCRQCQRLVELHTCR is encoded by the exons ATGAGTCCCCGCTGGTGCCTGCGTTCACTGCGCCTCCTGGTCTTCGCCGTTTTCTCGGCCGCCGCGAGCAACTGGCT GTACCTGGCCAAGCTGTCGTCAGTGGGAAGCATCTCCGAGGAGGAGACCTGTGAGAAGCTCAAGGGCCTGATCCAGAGGCAGGTGCAGATGTGCAAGCGGAACCTGGAGGTGATGGACTCGGTGCGCCGCGGCGCCCAGCTCGCCATTGAGGAGTGCCAGTACCAGTTTCGGAACCGGCGCTGGAACTGCTCCACGCTCGACTCGCTGCCGGTCTTCGGCAAGGTGGTGACGCAAG GGACTCGGGAGGCGGCCTTCGTGTACGCCATCTCTTCGGCAGGTGTGGCTTTTGCGGTGACGCGGGCGTGCAGCAGCGGGGAGCTGGAGAAGTGCGGCTGTGACCGGACTGTGCACGGGGTCAGCCCGCAGG GCTTCCAGTGGTCAGGATGCTCGGATAACATCGCCTATGGGGTGGCCTTCTCCCAGTCATTCGTGGACGTCCGCGAGAGGAGCAAGGGGGCCTCATCCAGCCGGGCCCTCATGAACCTCCACAACAATGAGGCCGGCAGGAAG GTGGGCCACGCCCTGAAGGAGAAGTTCGACGGCGCCACGGAGGTGGAGCCCCGCCGCGTGGGCTCCTCCAGGGCCCTGGTGCCGCGCAACGCGCAGTTCAAGCCGCACACGGATGAGGACCTGGTGTACCTGGAGCCCAGCCCGGACTTCTGCGAGCAGGACGTGCGCAGCGGCGTGCTGGGCACGCGGGGCCGCACGTGCAACAAGACGTCCAAGGCCATCGACGGCTGCGAGCTGCTGTGCTGCGGCCGGGGCTTCCACACGGCCCAGGTGGAGCTGGCCGAGCGCTGCAGCTGCAAGTTCCACTGGTGCTGCTTCGTCAAATGCCGGCAGTGCCAGCGGCTGGTGGAGCTGCACACGTGCCGGTGA